A segment of the Camelus ferus isolate YT-003-E chromosome 27, BCGSAC_Cfer_1.0, whole genome shotgun sequence genome:
TCTTTCAGTGATGAGGTGGAACTTAGTggttaaaataagtatttaataagcgaatgttaaaatacattttagagtgCAAGATTTAATTAAGGAATAAAAATTCCTTCAATTTCGAGCATAAAGACGTTTGCTACTAAAAGTTCTATATAAAACAATcgggaaatgtaaaaataatttagaagtgTGATTTTATTAAACTTCAGgatataaaaatcagattttctaaTAACCGTCATTCCTGTAAAGAGCTAGTTATAGTAGGAGTAAGAAAACATAATCCTGTTAGAATAAATGCTACAGTCATTTCTGAGTAAAGACAGATGTTAAGAAGCAGCTATTTGAGAGACTGATTATAAAAGCCTTTTCAGCTCTTGGTTAATTGAGTACTTTTGaagttaatttcctttttaagtcaGATATTTCATAAGGAAAGTGATAGAgctaaattattattactttgaatatatgtgttaaaatttgcaagagatttttattttaaaactcaccCTGGAATACGGTGCTGAGCCATCTGTGCTGGGAGCCCTGGCCGCCATGAGCCACGCTCAGAGAGGTCTCCTGTGGGCTGAGAAGGGCATGACCTCTTTGAGCCCCACCCCTGGGAGCGAAGGGAGTGACTTGGGGAGaagtctctctctcctctcccttgcATCTGACAAGCACTGTTCTGAGCAGGTGCAAGAGGGGCAGGGCTTAGGGTATGTTCTCATAGGAGAGTCGGCCTGGCAAAGGGACCTAGACCGGCAAGGACAACTAGATTGTTCCTTGGCCTCTAGGCTCTTTGGGATTGCCTCTGAAGAGGTTCCCATGTAGCTGAGGAAAAAAATGCTAGAATACCATCAATAGTCCAGGTAGAATTACAAAGCACATGTGCCTACGCAGGCTGCCCATGAGTCCGGAGACTTTTGCACAGAAGCACTGTGATGCACAAATAACATTTGAATAGAACACTTGAAATTAGGTTGTGTGGTATGATTTAAAaactggttgattttttttttaaacagtaccTCTTTCCAGTTCCTATTCCCTATTAACTTGTGGTAAATACTTTGTCATCTTATAATATTATATGAGTATTTTGGTACATCTTCACttatttacagttttattgaggtaaaatatCACCTCTATAATTATACTATGAACTTGGCCCATGGTAAATATATAGTGTAACAAGTTTAGTAAATTTGTacagttgtgcagccatcactccaattttagaacacttcCATGCCCCCAAAAGTTCCCTTATGCCCACATATAGTCAATCCATGCTCCCACCCTCAgcctcaggcaaccactgatctgctttctgtctctatagttttacccttttgaaaaatttcataaaaGTGGAATCGTATTGTCTTAGacatcttcattctttctttagcatgtttttaaggttcattcatgttgtagcatgtaccagcagttttttcctttttattgctgagtagttttCCGTTGTAGGGATGttccacattttgttcatccagtcaccggttgatggacatttggattctatctagtttttttcttttatgagtaatgctgctgtgaacattcatgtacaagtctatGCACGGACATGTGTGTTCATTTCCCACATTTCCCATGGGtagatacccaggagtggaattgctgggtagGTAAGTGTTTGTTTTCACTTAGGAAACTGTCACACTggttttcaaagtggctgtaccgttTTGTATTTCCACCAGTATGTgaggattttgttttctctgcGTCCATGCTAACACTTGGTAACTTGGTATTGTCCTGTCTGTCTacatttttagtaaaaatttaaaaagcccttAAACTAAATTGGTATAGAATTACTATCTTTACAACAAAGTTTTCTGAATCAGGACACTATTTCTCCAATTTTAAAGAACACTTTttggtaaaactttaaaattttttaaattaaagtcacATCTTTTCTCACTgcagttctttccttcttttttctgttcagtggATGCCTGGACTTTGGCGTTTTCTCCTGATTCCCAGTATCTGGCCACAGGAACTCATGTGGGAAAAGTGAACATTTTTGGTGTGGAAAGTGGGAAAAAGGAGTACTCTTTGGACACAAGAGGAAAATTCATTCTTAGTATTGCATATGTAAGGAAACACTGCTCtcttttctctgattcttccaGTTTACTCTCCCAGCCTGTTGTGTTCCATGGTTCTGCACTGGTCTCGTCAGGCAGCTGCTGTCTGGCTGGCATGGTTTGCCTGCCAGCCAGTTAGACCTGCAGCCAGCAGATTTGCTTGCGTTTGGTGGGGGTGGCTTAACAACATGGAGTTTCAAATGCTCTCTATATGTTCTCCGTGCAGAGTCCTGATGGGAAGTATCTGGCCAGTGGAGCCATAGACGGAATCATCAATATTTTTGATATTGCAACTGGAAAACTCCTGCATACGCTAGAAGGTGTGGCTCATCATTTTACTTTGTGCAAACAGGGTTATCAGATCACAAAGGAGGACTTACTCTTTCATTAAAAAGCTACTAAATGGCAAATGAGCATTAGGTGTGCAGAACATCAGTCTCAGTCTGAAATCTGAAATGCCCCCAATGTTTAGGTTTGTCACTGGAGTTATAACCTAGACTTACTAGCTCTTGTACCAGTGTTAAAAGCTTGTTTTGGTGAACAAGcttactttttctttatgtgCCAATATATCTTAGCTACATGGGTGTCTTGTTTCTGTCATGTTTGATTCTAAAGAACTTTGTGATTAGAAAGTAACTCCTTTTTGTCGGTAATTCGAAGGTAAGTGAAAGCGCCGGGTCTACCCTCTGCACTGGCGCCCTCTGGGCAGGAGGACTGGGGACGGGAacggggagagggtgggaggaagaccTCTACTCTGTATTGCTTTGTACTATTTTGGGTTCTAACCAAATGAATGTATCACCTCTTGAACGTACCCTTTACCCTACAGCAAAGGATTTGGTACGGAAATAGCATTCTGTTTGTTCCACCTTACAAATTAGAAACAATGCTTGGCCATTGTTTGGCCGTATCTGTGGTGGAGAAGTCTTCTTTGCAATGTGTGCTGAGGGCCAGTTGATCAGGGAAGGGATCTGAGAAGAaaggcccaggaggaggggcctgggtaACTGTGCATGTTTCTAGAACACTAGGAGGAAGGGTCCGGTCAGTACCCTTTCTCTCTGAAGCACCTGGACACTGCAGCTCAGTGACTTATGGTCGTTAGAAGTGACATAGTTAGTGGAATCCTCTGTGAGGAGACGGCCAGGAGAGTGATTCACCAGATTAACAAGGGTCTTTGTGAATTTCAGGCCATGCTATGCCCATCCGCTCTTTGACTTTTTCCCCGGATTCGCAGCTCCTCGTCACTGCTTCAGATGATGGCTACATCAAGATCTATGATGTGTAAGTTACCTATTGAGATTCAAGGTTTCTCACTTAATACCAATGCCTGTTTTGTCTCTTATCGTTAGGGGGAGCCCTAGCAAGTGTGCTGCTCCCTCTCGTGGGTCTAGGAAAGACTTGTGTTCAGGCCTTTTCAGACACTCTGGTCTCCCGAGTCATCCCTCCCCATCAGCGTCCCTGTCTGTGAGCTTAGAACGTTATGGAGGAAGATATGCATGGGTTATCTGCTAGGATCAGATACTTGCTACTTTTTTCCAGGCATCCTGTCTTGTGGGGCTCACTGATTTTAAATTGTCTGGGGTAGGTAAGTAGTGTACAGATGAGGAGGTGGAACCATGGGGTTGTAGCTGGCTTGGAGTGATGGAAAAAATTAGAACATCTGTTTTCTAGGGGTGTGGCTATTCTAGCAGGCACACCTCTGCCCGAGTTAGGGAGCTGCTGTTACAGACCAGCTCGCAGCGGGTCTAGATGAAAGAGcctttttgttgatttttgacCACAGATATGGAAGTAAGTTCATCTTCAGGTCACAGCTCTCTTTTCATTGTGAGCCTGTGCAAGGGCCCTTTCTCTTGTTgttttcccccctctttctcAGTCCCCACTCCTATTCCCTCTCTGAGGTCTCCCCCATAAGCTACTTGACATGTGTCTGTGATACTTTGACCCGGCACTGCAGTCAGTGTGCTTCTGGTTCCTGGCTTCCAAATGTGGCATTCTAAACACTGGGTACACACGGTACACTTCTCTGTGCCCCAGCAGTGGGTGCCACTACCATGACCCTCCAGGTGCATGTCCTTTTATGTGCTTGTGAGAGCTTTGCAGGAGTTTAAAGTTGGGAGCTTTTGGAACAAAGAAAAATAGTCAAATAGATATGGAATTTGAATTGGAGCTTCTGGAATTAGAGCTGAATGAGGATGTTAGGGCCCAGAGGGGAAGATGCCTCTCTCAAGTTGTGCTTGTCTGTCAGCAGCAGAGCAAGTCCTTATGTAGCTCTCTTTTACAAGACTTCCACTGCGACAGTTTCATCGATCCTCCCAACAGCTGGTGAGGTAGCAGGGGTTAGTGTCCCTGTATTGCAGCTGAGGTGGTGACTTGGCTAAGGTGCTGATACCAAATGAGGACCCAGGACTCTCCACCTTCTTGTGGTCCCCCTGCTTTCCACTGAGGCCACCTCTCCTCGAACTTAACCTACCTCTGCTCTTCTCCGCCGGGGTCTGTTTTCAGGGGTGAAGTTGCTGACCTCAGTCAGGCCTGAGGATTGCTCTCCTGCCATAGGTGATACgacttcactttttttaaaagtgaaaatggcTATATAGTAATTAGACCTGTCTTGATCTTGGTTAGGTTAAAAGTGGTCTGTCCAAGCCATGTCTGTTATAAAGAGTACATCTTGATACCTTCCTTGGACGGAAGACACTGGCCCCGTATGGAAAGGGTGCTGGGCGGGCAGGGGTCAGAACCTCCTTCTGTCCTGAGATAGTCTGCTTGCCCCTGCtggttctgtttcctcatcttggaGTTGGCTTGCTGAGCCTTCTTTACGTTAGGTTTAAGCTAGCTGCTTGTTAAGGATCTTATTCTCAGCTCTTGGTGGCATTGATGTTTTTTGGGTTAGTGCCATTGAAAAATTTGTTTCTGCAACGTGTGATACTACTTCATTGCAAGGGGAATTTTTATACTAATACTGTCATTATAAGGATAGCACATTTGGTCCAGTTAAATGGACAGGGTTAAGAGTATACCTTCCACTTCAGTGCTTATATTCCAAAAGGTAACGTCTCCGTTTTGTTTGAAACGTTCCCATTTCAGACAACACGCCAACTTGGCTGGCACGCTGAGTGGCCACGCATCCTGGGTGCTGAACGTTGCATTTTGTCCTGATGACACACACTTTGTTTCCAGGTATTTAATGATTCTTATTAGTTTCTAAAATGCAGGGAAGATGAAGATGGCCATTTTGTATGAATTGCCTTAAAATTTGAAGGTGGTATGACCTTTTTTAATTCAAGTAGCCTTTGTtttctagtgtttttttaaattatgaagttaATTGTTCTTAACTGGAACAAAAGTGGATTCTTTTGAACAGTTCAGCTCTTAGTTTTTCCTTATAAATCTAGGTTTCTGTCTACAGTTACTTAAGGGATACTTGTGTTCCAGTGGTAACTTCAGATATGAAAATCTGCTGGTAAAACGTTGTGCTTTGAGACCCCAGTGTTGTTCAGGCTCAGGATGACCAAGACAGTTGAAAAGCAGGAGATGGATGGCTTAATATCATTGCGCAGAGGCTTACAGAAGCCTCTGAGAGCCTTTATTTTGAAGCTCCGGTTGGCCTCCCTCCCATGAGGAGATAGGCTCAGCAGAGACTCCTGATGAGAACACTTAATATGAGGGCCAGGCAGCTCAGAAGCTCAGGGAAAGAGCTGCTCTGTGAGTGGGGAAAGCCAACCAGTGATGCCAACAAGCTTGACCACCTTTTGGGGCCCTGGTTGCCACTTGGGCACACAGGCACTGTGGGGGCCTTTGAAGTTAAGTTGAGTGAAGGAGTGTGGAATTTTTGGTGAGATTCCTTCCAACTTCAAACCAGTCTGAAAACTTTCCTGCTATTAATGTTCCCTTTTTTTAATAGTTCATCTGACAAAAGTGTAAAAGTTTGGGATGTTGGAACAAGGACTTGTGTTCACACCTTCTTTGATCACCAGGATCAGGTATGGCATAGCTAACATTTCAGTTCCTTTGTCTTTGGATTGCTAGCATTGTCTGACCACTGTGCCAAAACCCATTCCCTTTCCTAACCTTGCTGCTTGAGTTGTCCAGACTGGTCAACCCTCAGGGCTGAGCTGATCTGACCGTCCAGCCAGTGTTCCTGTGCACACTCTGGGATGCAGAGGCTGGGTGTGCGCTGTCAACCTGGCAACCTGCAGAGCGGGGTATCCCTAAGCAGGCCAGAAAACGTGGTACTAGCCACGCAGCCTTCCAGTGCCTTCTTTGAAACATGCTGCAGCTGGTGCCAGGGGTGCGCCTGGGCCCTTTTCTGGGTACAGCCCAGCCATGGCTGGCTCGGGAAGGACCTGCCTCCTCAGAAGCCTCCACTGCTTAAACACAGCCATCACTTTTCTCTTTTGGAGCTGCCCAAAGAagtggtgtgatttttttttttttaaatatacttgaaGCCAGAGCTTCTTACAGGTTGTGTGGCCTTATTGATActgttaattttcatttcagtcttAAATTAGGAAAAAGAGGCTCTCTTCTCATCagattctttttatctttgtcaaGATGAATGTGAAATGATAAAGGTGTTTCTAGTGCAGAGCTTCTCAGTCTTTAATATGCAAGGAATCCCCTGAGGATCTGGTAGAAATACAGGCGCTGATTGAGTCGGTCTAGCCTGgggcctgagattttgcattCCTAACAACCTCCAGGTGAGGGCAGCACTGCTGGTTCCTACCACTTTGAGATGCAAAGGTCTTGGGGAACTAGTcagtataagaaataaaatgcccATGGCAGTATAAAGttggcttttaatatattttaaatgtttttatgatGATCCCATAGGATTTTTTGAAATGTAGCTTGAAGTTAACaaattttcatgcttttttacGTTTAATCTTAAATTGTTGCAGTAAAGTTGAGGGAATTTAATCTTGACATTCCACTCCTAGATTTAAACATTTCACTCAGGGACTGAGTCCTGGCTGGCTGTGTTGCTTTATGTGTGGGGGTCAAAGTGTGGTGCGGTCTTCTGGGACCCATTTGTCGTGGAAGTGAGGCCATTGCCTGGCCCAATCACACCACCAAATTCAGGGCTAGAATACCAGCTCAGGGCTAGGGTGACAGGCTGACCTGATAAAACCCCAACCACATCAGTTCTGTCTGGGAAGGAGGTGTGAATCTGTTAATTCAACACATAGCAAGTGACATCGACGATCTGTGAGGCCAAGTTGTCTAGCTCCCGCGGACAGACAAGCTCCATAGGTCTCGAAAGAGTGAGAATTACTGACCGTGGGGGTGAGCGCAGTTTACAGCTGTCCCTGTAGACAGTGACCTCGAGGCAGCTGTGGGgccttttccttcctggaaaCATAAATGAGGACCCATGCTGGTCCATTGTGGGTTCTGTCTTCATAGCATTAGGTCACTCCCTGGATTCTGAATCTTTGAAATGCTTGTGAGTATTTTGATTTGtgtttagaaatgaaatttttcCAGAGTGTGGGAGGTGAGAGGAATGATAATTAAGCAGTAGCAATAAAAGATGCCTGATTAAAGACCCCATTCTCACTGGTTCGGAAAGCACAAGAACATcttcatttcagtgtttttttagATTGAGTATAATGAGAATAGAGTAAGGATGTTCATTCATGAAGAATGAAGGCATTAGcagaacttttctttcctttttatttacagGTCTGGGGAGTAAAATACAATGGAAATGGCTCAAAAATTGTGTCTGTCGGAGATGACCAGGAAATTCACGTCTATGACTGTCCAATTTAAATGTCAAAGCCTTCCAGGCTAATGCTGCACAGAGAATGTATAGATTGATCATGACATTCCTTACCTTTCTAGCTTGTTTAAAGGAAATACAGCATTTATTGTagcaaaaacttaaattttatagaTACAATATAAgtcttttcatgttttattgGAAATGCCGTTCATACTTTAACATAAAGTGTTCTTAATGCAAACACCCGTGTTACTGAACatgcttctttttcatttgccCTATTCCTGGTCGGAAGAATCGGCATCATTGCATGAGAGCAAGCATCTGTCTCAGAACTGAAGACATCCAGGCACTAACTGAACTGCCCAGCGTAGGAATTCAGGCTCACTCTTCTGGGGGATGCCACGCAGAAGCTGAGATAGGAGGCTCATCTGTTTCAGAACGGGATCCTGAAGGAAATAGGCTGTTGGCGTGGGTGGGGACATTCTGCAGTCCTGTTGGATAGATTAAACATGTCCCCTGCCACACTCTCTTTTTGTTACTTTTAGAGAAGCTTAACTTGCTGGGTGGACATTGCTGCCTTAACAGTGTCTGTAGGCGCCTGCCCGCACCGGCTCTGGCTGACCTCCCGTGTCGCCCGTTACCCCAGAGTGCCTGTACCTCGGTTTTCTCCTCTGCGGCTCACTTGGGACTTGGTCTGTGTGTGAATGGGGAGGGTGTGAACAGCTAACACTCTGAAGCCTGTTGCTTTTTACTGATCATGACTTCGTCTGCATCATGTCAGGTCCTGTGCTTTTCCTCCAAACTCCCCATAACCCTTGGAATCAAGCCCATGCTTTTTACCAGAGCCCCTTGCTTcgccctcctgcctcttccccttgTTCACCCTCCTGTAACCACACAGCCCTTACCATTTCCTCCGCCTAGAATGTTTCTTCCTCAGACCTTCAGGGGTCTCACTGCTTTCAGGTAGCTACTCGGGCATCAGCTCCCAGTAGAGGCCTGCCCCTGGTCGCCTTCTCATTACTCTCCGTTGCAGTCATCAGGGCCTGATGTTTGCATCTATCCCTACCCCCAAAATACAAGCTCAGCGTGAATGGAAACTTCATTCCGTTTTATCAGCCAATATGAGGCAAACTGGCACTTAGCACTGCTCACTGGAgcctgagaaaatttttaaaaaaccaaaaccatgtCTTTCATACCAGCtcgattttaattttaaagtgacaAATGTACAGGTGGAATAAATTTTAAGCAACATCCTCCAAATCCCATTTACATGGCAAGGAGCTGAATGTAATTCTGTCCCATCAACTAGACAGTAATTTTCTAGCAATTTATTAGTCACAGCACAGAAACAACATCCCGGAGTTGTGGTCCGCTTGTAAATTGATTTTCATATAGTCTTAGTTGGAAGAATAGCTTTTATGTCTTTCCTGACCAATAGACAGAGCTCTTTCTATACCTAGTTTGAGCGCGTTACGCGCACTCACTAGCCAGCAGTGTTCTGCTGGAGCCTGGCCCATCCGCCGGACCTGCATGCCATGGGTCTGATCTGCCTTTGGCCCTCCCAGGGAGGTCCCTGGTCTAAGTCAAACTCTCAGGTACTGTAGAACCAAGTAAGGGTGGCTCTGAAAAGTGGCCAGCAGCCTAGAAGGGAGCTGTTTTTCTTCATGGCTAGTCTGGGGAGGAAAGGAGTAGTAATAGCTAAAGGTTGAGGTAACCCTAAATTTAAACTGTAGTCTTCTTGCCAGGAGTAAATTAATGCCTAACCCCCTCCAAACAAGCTGTCATTTACAGTGGCAGTCCGTACAGCCTGCAGCCCTCAGTGGCACTCAGTCAGTGCAGTTCCCACTAAAACGTTACCCTTGGACAGGAAGCCCTTTGTGATATGGCTGTGCAAGGAGAGGGGCGGTCCTTTGGGAGGGAGCTGAGTCTGGGAGAATGAGGTGCAAAACACAGACCTTCTCTGCCTTTCCAGACCCTCAAGTCATCCAGGATCACGGGTCAGACAGGGAAGCTGGCTGTGCCACGAGGCCAAACCACCAGTGTTATCCCATGGCTTCCGCTGCTGCACTGAGGCTGCTGGGGACATGGATGGTCTCGTTTTCTTTACAAGTAAGCACTTTGGTGGGAGAATACTGCAAAGGCTgtcaacaaaataaaaccacaaagaacACGGTGCGGGGGTCACAGGCAAACAGTTTTATCGGCGTTTCGTTTAAAACACTGGCTAGTCCTCACCACAAGGCTTGGAAGGTGCGGGAAGCTTCCAAGAGAGTTGATCAGACACACACAACCCATTCCAAGCACTCAAGGGCACAGAACAGGAGGAATCAAGTTGGCCCTGCAGCCTGCTCAGTGTGAACCAGGCACTGCAGCCAAGACCAGTCCACAGATGCGCTTTTATTCTGGAGGGGAGTCATCTAGGATCTAGATTCAGAAAGGTCACATTAGCAGCCCTGAGATCATGCCCTCAGTAACTCccgcaggagggaggagggagggaagagagaccGCAGAGCTGGAGGTGGCCAGGTCGCCCACCTCGGGCCTGGAGGCTCGCGGCGGGCTGAGTGCTCTTGCCTGGGCTGTGCTTTATTGGTGCAACTGAGTTATGGCAAAGCCACTAGAAGCACAAAGTGTCAGTGCGGTCACTGGCATCTCAAAAGTAtcctgaaaatgtaaataaacagaTTCCATATGCAGACTAGAGGTGATTtacacttaaaacatttaaatataaattaagctATAACTTAAGttacaaccaaaagaaaaaagaaaaaccaaaaagacacTCAGCAATTGAGAATGCTGAACACATACACAGGACACCCCAAACACGAGGCCATTAAAGCGATGCCATTTTCATTGTGCCAACTTTACATTCATCACGTGCTAGTCCGGCCAGGCCGGGCCACGCTGCGCCGGCCGCGTCACGCCGTCTGGCACTGCACGCCGGCCCGGGGCCCGTCATCGTCCTCCTCGTAGGCCTCCCTGTGCTGGCGCCAGTTCTGCTCACTGGGATTGAACTCCTTCAGCTCCACCTGATCCATGTCATCTGCAATCCTGACTTTCTGTCGAGGAGGGAGAAGAGCTTCCAGCTGAGGAAGCTTGTCTTGAGAAAGCCAGtgtttttcaggaaaaataacCTGTAAAGAGTAAGGTGGAAAGAGCAGTTGTTTCTTCCATTCCCAATTACGGCATTTAATAACATGTCCCGTGAGAATAAAACACATGCACTTACTAAAAACTGTATGATCAGAGTCCCCTTCTCCAGGGGCGCCTTGTAGATCGGCATTCCTTCATTCCGCACACATTTCAGGTCCCCATGCTTTATCACCTCGCCTGCCGCGAGAAAGGGTTACTTATGAAACAGGAAGACGGAGGGCAGCCTGGAGAGGTCTCTCcctgctgggagaggctggggcagaggctAGCACTCCCAGGGCGGCAGGCAAAGGCAGGGGTCACGGAGCATCTGACTGGAAAAGGCTGGTCCCAGTCAGAATGGTCCCTGTCAGAGGAACTGGGTGaagggggtcggggtggggggaagtggaACCCTCTGGCCGCGTGCTGGGCTCTGGCAGGATGGTGTCGTCCAGGAGGAGCGTGCAGGAGCCTCCATCATAAGGTAGGTTGGTTTAAAAAAGTGAGCTAGGAATCCACACTCAGTCTGGGTAAGCAGGGCTATCACCTGTCAGCCTGCCTCTCCAGGTCATTACAAACATCGTCTCATGAGTGGGAGAGTCTGCCCCTCACAGACTCAAGCGGAGCTTGGAGCAGGAATGGGCCTCAAAGGAGTCCAGCCAGACCCCACCTGGCAGGATGGCCGGCCTTCTGGCTGGGGGGCCTACAGGCGGCTCTGGCCCCGGGCAGCCCCCTCACCGTGCCAGTGGGCCGGAGCTGGTCTGGCCTGCACTCGCTGGGTCTTATGTCTGCTTTTTCAAAAGGCATCGTGGGAGTTTAGCTCTTGGTTCTCCCCCAAATCTAAAAATATGATTTCCTTCcaaacatgaaaaggaaagaggcaaaAGGGTCTCTTTAAAAAGTATGCTCTTCAGCTCGGTAAtataaatggacaaagaagaaacaaatgttcAGGAAAAATGTGGGAGAGAGCAAGCGAACACTTACTCACCATCCCACTCCCCCGGGCGACCTCTCACGAGGAAATCTTTCCAAGTATCACAGGAGTTTCTAAAGTGCAGCGCGTGGAGCGCTCTCTCCTCGGGGCGTGCAGGGCGGTGACTCACACGTGGCCCTCGGGGCTACCGACTGCGGGCGGAGCCCTTAGCTAAGTGGCCCTGGTGGCTGGGCttcttccttgttttgtttttaacagtttttctgtctctctcttcctatcAGGTCACTTCTTGCTCTCAGCACAACGCCTCGTGCTTCTGCTTCTAGCTCACTAGGGGCTGGGAAACTGTGAGAGCACGTgtaagagaagggagaagacagTGAGCCGGCTCCTCTGTGAGGGCTCACACCCTGGGGCAGCTCCTAAGggacatttttctttaatctccAGATTCTCAGCCATGCTTAAGACAGCCTAGGGGCCTCTGGCGAGAAAGGCACCTCAACggtggaagagaagaggaagagagaagaggaaatgaaggaaggagaaattagccaaaacaagaaaagaagaggtgaaagaaCAGGAGAGGACACAAGAAAGGATAAATGAGCAAAAAGCAGAAGGTTTTCTGGACACCCTGCCCGTCCACATAACTAAGCAAGGACATGGGTTTCTTGGGGTTGACCACTTCCTTCCCTCTGGGGCTCACTTCCTCTCTCTCGTCCTTGGCACCCAGGTTCCCTGTGGCTGGGGTCCAATCCCATGGCAGGGGCCCACACCGACCCAAGACCTCAAATCACCCATCCTTGGCCAAGGACAAGCTTCCCCAAAGAAGTTACACACAGGTGctgcccagctcctcctcccagaaGGGCTGGAATCAGGCCTGGCACAATGTTAGGGGGTCCCGGACATGGTACCCAGGGTACCGGGCACACGCCCACTCACAGCCTGTGGCCTAGGGCTTTGTGTGAACTGTGATCCTCAAGCTCTCCTATTCAGATGAGGGGAGGAATTGGGCACCTTGGGAGGCTTGCAGAATGGAATCTAAAGGAAGgtactgtatttaaatttttcatgcaaTTTTTCATTGTACTGCAGTGCTTTCCCCAATCCTTAAGTATATGTGTATACAAACAcaacacaaatgaaaaatcaaacaGGGTAAGATGTTAACAACAGGCAAATCATTTATGGGTGATCCctgtactattttatttttacaactttttgttactttgaaattgtttccaaacaaaaagtaaaaaaaacaacagtaaaacaacaaaaaaacctctcagcAGGACTTAGATATATAATTCCATTTCACATTATACccagaaaaggaggaaacagaaagccAAAGAGGAAAGTGGCAGAGAAGGAGAACAAGgccagaaaggggaagaaagaaatgggcacagaggcaggaaagccTTGGAAAGTGGTCAGGGAGGCAAGGTGGCTCACTCCACTGGACTTTGGAGTCTTAATTACCACCTGCTACAGCTTATGGGCTGGTTACCTCCCACTCTAGTCGTGAACCCACCCTTCTAGCCTTGAACTTCAGATGCCCACAGAAAAAGTTA
Coding sequences within it:
- the WDR61 gene encoding WD repeat-containing protein 61 → MTNQYSILFKQEQAHDDAIWSVAWGTNKKENSETVVTGSLDDLVKVWKWRDEKLDLQWSLEGHQLGVVSVDISHTLPIAASSSLDAHIRLWDLENGKQIKSIDAGPVDAWTLAFSPDSQYLATGTHVGKVNIFGVESGKKEYSLDTRGKFILSIAYSPDGKYLASGAIDGIINIFDIATGKLLHTLEGHAMPIRSLTFSPDSQLLVTASDDGYIKIYDVQHANLAGTLSGHASWVLNVAFCPDDTHFVSSSSDKSVKVWDVGTRTCVHTFFDHQDQVWGVKYNGNGSKIVSVGDDQEIHVYDCPI